The Triticum aestivum cultivar Chinese Spring chromosome 6D, IWGSC CS RefSeq v2.1, whole genome shotgun sequence genomic sequence ATTTAGGTTCCGCTGCCTCGGTCTCGAGAATTTTGTAGCTTCATGCGcgatttagtttactgctattttAGCTGTCTTGTGGGTTAGATAGATTTAGGCTAGGTTGTTGATGATGATTTCGTTTTACAAGTCTAATGGTCTGCGCTGCGTACTGTGGACTGGGGGACTGTGCATCCGTTACTTCGTTTGGTTAGGTACACTGTTTACTTTTGTTAGTTGTGACCGGTGTGAACCAGTACCTGGGAACATACATCTTGAGTAGTGTTCTGCGTCCCATAATGGGGGAAGAATCGTGGAAAGTACATGTACTTGTTGAACTTGAGTGCTAGGTTCTATTGGCTTTGCATTTGATGCCTATAATTATTGCATGTGCATGTAATCCTTCAGAGTTAGGTACACTGTTTGTGTTGTTAGTTGTGACCTATCATCTATGTGAACTACACAAACGTGTTGAGAGTAGTGTCTCAGGAATCATGGAAAGGTATTGGCTTGCTTTTTTTTGCCTCCAGTTATTGCTGGCCATGTGTCCTGCATACTGCTTACCTGACTAGGTTGTCAAGTTTGCATTGTTGCTTAATGTGAGGTGCAATCTTGTTGATTTGATTGGTTTCTTTTCCTGTTTAAATAAAACATCATCTGGGATTTGTGTCCACTTAAGTGGGATAGTCTAATGCTATTATGTATGCAATCAATGGTTGTTTGGTACCAGAATTCCTGTTATTGCTTTCTGTTAACATGCTCCTGTTTTTGTTTAACACAGCCATGGCAGGAATGGCACCAGAGGGTTCCCAGTTTGATGCTAAGCAGTATGACAGCAAGATGACCGAGTTACTGTAAGTCAGCTCTACCAATTTATTGTCTCAGCCTTTGGGGGCCATGTGAAGCTCTCCTTTTTTGCTCAACAGATTGCATGATTATGAATATGCAGGAACCAAGGTGACACCGGGGAGTTTTTCACCTCGTATGATGAGGTGCACGAAAGTTTTGATGACATGGGCCTCCAAGAGAACCTTCTTAGAGGCATCTACGCTTATGGTATACTTCCATCAGATTGCAGTCTCATATTCCATAGCCCTTGATAGCAGCGCTGCTGCATTTTAACTTTGGGAAACATCTGTTCTTGCTAGTGTTTTGGGTTACCTGTTTTAATCTACATGACCTGCCTTTCTTCTGTATAAACCATTTTCTGTGTGATGGGAGGACATCCGAGTCCTCTTGCTTTATGCGGAGCAAGCTTTCCATGCTTGTATATTCCTAAGCAAACGTCACAAAGTGAGCCCCCTGATGTTGAGGTTTCCCTAGGGTTTCATCCACCAGATGGCAGTTTCATATTCCATTGCCCTTGATAGCAGCATTGCTGCAGTTAAACTTTGGGAATTGCCATGAGACGCACATCTTTTATTGCGTGCATTTCATTTCAAACACATTCTTATGCATATGTTAATGGATCACATGTTTTGGTTTGCACATTGTGCTATTTTCTGTGTAAACTACTTTCTGTGTGATGGGAGGACATCCGAGTCCTCTTGCCTTACTTGGAGCAAACTTTCCATGTTTGTATATTCCGAAGCAAACGTCACAAAGTGAGCCTTCTGATGTTGAGGTTCCCCTCGGGTTTCCTCCACCAGATGGCAGTCTCATATTCCATCGCCCTTGATAGCAGCATTGCTGCAGTTAAACTTTGGGAATTGCCATGAGACGCACATCTTTTATTGTTATTCATTTCGAATGCACACTTGTGCCTTGTAGCCAATAGATTGCATGTTTTGTGTTGCACATTATTTTTTTTCTCTCTATAAAAACAGCTTCCTTTGTGGTGTGAGCATGAGTTTTGTTTGCATGCAGCGAAATCCTGTTCTTTTCACACCCTTCAACAATATAGTTTGGTCATCTTACAAATACAAACACTTCTATTTGTAGGTTTTGAGAAGCCATCAGCCATTCAGCAAAGAGGAATTGTTCCCTTCTGCAAGGGTCTTGATGTGATTCAGCAAGCTCAGTCTGGAACAGGAAAAACTGCCACCTTCTGTTCTGGAATCTTGCAGCAGCTTGACTATGGATTGGTTGAGTGCCAGGCATTGGTCCTTGCTCCGACCCGTGAGCTTGCACAGCAGATTGAGAAGGTCATGCGTGCTCTTGGTGACTACTTAGGTGTCAAGGTGCATGCATGTGTTGGTGGAACTTCTGTTCGTGAGGACCAAAGGATTCTTGCCAGTGGTGTGCATGTTGTTGTCGGCACACCTGGTCGTGTGTTCGATATGTTGCGCAGGCAATCCCTCCGTCCAGATAACATCAAGATGTTTGTGTTGGATGAAGCTGATGAAATGCTTTCACGTGGTTTCAAGGATCAGGTATACTTCTTAAGACATAATTACTTAGAATTCTGCACATTGTTATTACTATGCGTCCGTGTATAATATTTGACAGAACTGAAGTCAAACTAGTTGCTTAAAACTGAAGAAGCTTTTGTTTGCTCATGTTCATTCACATATGATattatttactccctccgtcccataatataagagcttttttgacaacacactagtgtaaaaaacgctcttataatatgggacggagggagtacaagatagtATTTCTATGGTAATAGTTGCAACTTGGTTCTTCATTATTTATACTATCATCTACAATTTATATTCTAAATGTAGAGTATTTGTCTTTTACATGCGTCATTATTTATAATCTCTTATTAATTAATTACTATTGATACACCAATTTATATTTCCTCTATGATTTGTACACCAATCACTGATCATGTTGCTTAATTAGCTTGAACTAACAGGCATTTTTATCTGTTGCAGATCTATGATATCTTCCAGCTTCTTCCATCAAAGATTCAGGTTGGGGTGTTCTCAGCAACCATGCCTCCTGAGGCCCTTGAGATAACCCGCAAGTTCATGAACAAGCCTGTGAGGATTCTTGTCAAGAGAGATGAGCTTACCCTTGAGGGTATCAAACAATTCTATGTCAATGTGGAGAAGGAAGAGTGGAAGCTGGATACACTCTGTGACCTGTACGAGACCCTGGCAATTACCCAGAGTGTCATCTTTGTGAACACCCGCCGCAAGGTGGACTGGCTCACCGACAAGATGAGGGGACGGGACCACACTGTCTCTGCCACGCACGGAGATATGGACCAGAACACTAGGGACATCATCATGAGGGAGTTCAGATCTGGATCTTCTCGTGTGCTCATCACCACCGACCTGCTGGCCCGTGGTATTGATGTGCAGCAAGTCTCCCTTGTCATCAACTATGACCTGCCGACTCAGCCTGAGAATTACCTCCATCGCATTGGTCGTAGTGGTCGGTTCGGGAGGAAGGGAGTTGCCATCAACTTTGTCACCCGTGAAGATGAGAGGATGCTGTTCGACATCCAGAAGTTCTACAACGTGGTCATTGAGGAGCTCCCGGCCAATGTCGCTGACCTTCTCTAGATTATATCTTAGGAATGCAGTAAGGTGCTTGATAAAGTTCGTTTTTGTTGAATATCTCCCAACTCTCAGTTTTGGAGTGGTAAGGTCTGGGTCTGTTTGAATCGTGGTTAAGGATGGTCTCTTGAGTTTTTTCCTGTTATGCAATGTCCGGAAATTTTTGTAGTGCGTAGGCTGTGCCATCTCCTGGGCTAGCTGGGATAGAGTGACTCTCATGGAGTATTTTACTTTTCGTTGTGAAGTTATTTTATTGCCCATCTGTTTTTGCATGGTCGAGCTAACATCTTTTTCCTTCTATCATGTCTGATCGATTAAAATTGAAACAGCGTTGTTCTGTCGTAGCAGCAGCGATTGGCTAGCCTAGAAAACGTAAGTTGCAGTAAAAATTGAAAATTGCTAAGTTGAAACTATGAAACTAGTATATGTTCAGTTTGAATTTGTGAAATTTAGGCTGTACAGAAAAATCATAGGTGGCAGCCACCGAGCGATGCATGCTAGAATCCGGGCGAGGCGTTGGCAGGATGGGGGAGTTTGTACGTGATGCTGAAGGGCAAAGGCGGTATATATTGCTGCTGATATGGGGATCAATTAGGGTGGCCTTCTCAATACAAGAGTTGGATCACCTTATGCTGCTGTCATTGAAGACATCTTGTTCTAGTTTTTTTTAGAGTAGCAGCACTTTATTCAGATAGCAACATCAGTATCACTGATAAGTTTAGGGATTAGAGCATTACAGCCGCCCTCAAAGGCCCGTGGACAATGACCGGGCGTCCCTCAAATTTTATAATTTACAACCACATCCTGTTTTCAAAACATCTGTTATATGCAGGGCTATGTACTGTCCGTCTTGCCGGCTGGACATCGAAAATTGTCCGTATTTAATATTTTTATATCCGTATTAGTCCCACCTCGTCGAGTGATGAGCTAGTCGACCAGCTTAAATATCCGGTCGTCAAAACGAGATAAGTTTCTGACATCATTGCCTCCTTTGTTAAGGATATGGACTTTTACAATGAATCTTCTATTtttatcacataaaatattcataGTCAGGGTCTATCTCTTTCACATAGGCAACATTAGTGTCAGCTTTTTTTGAATCGTGCCTAtgcatcaaaataaaataaaaatctactATCATTGTAGTAGAGGTATCAACAGTAGAGGTATCAACGTATATGATCTAGACAAACTTGACATTCGATGAAGAGGTATCAATAGAGGTATCAACGTATATAATCTAGACAAACTTGACACTCGATGAACAATTATCAAATTATCAGCCCATGAAATGCAATCTAGTGTCAAGTTTATCTCGATCACACATGTGAGAATTGATAGACCTAGACAACAACACCAAGCGTTCCGCCATCCGTTGGCACAACTATTCAAGCCGGGCGGCGTCCGCCTCGTccagcgatgtgggactaaaattTGGTTGAACCGATGAGAGAGGGAGGAGTTTCGGGCGTTGCAGGTGGGACTGCTGACCTGCAACGGGGTCgacgggcgtgcccgggcgcccccatattcgcctcgtatttgggctggatatgaggggtgccggtcagcccgagcatttgaggcccgtttgagtcAGATTTTCGTGACCGGATGGCCGGCTCGGACGTATGAGGCGGGTTTAagaggtccggctgtagatgcCATTACACCACAATAGATTTGACTAGGAGTATGCTCATAGCTATGAGCAATTGTGTGCTGGTACATTCAACAAAcgttttacatgaataaaaaagcAAGCTTCAAAACCTATCGCCAAGGATTTAATATCAGCAATCATCGTACCTACTGTAGATCGATCCCTGAAGGCGGCACCAAATCTCTGGACCAAAGAGAGACAGCCGGAGGCTAGGATTATTTTAGAGAAACCCTCATCACGGGCAAGGGTCAGGGCATGGTGGCAAGCCAAAGCCTCAGCAAGTTCAGGCGTCATGATCCCTTCATACTGCTTATTACAGGCCAACAAACATTCTCCGTTGTGATATGGTATCACAACGTCGATTCCCATCCTTCGAGAGCTCGAGAACAGTGCAACATCCACGTTAATAATGTTTGACCCTTTCGTCGGTGGAGTCCATAGAGCCATTGACAGAGAGGACTCACAACTAGAGGTCGAACTAGTTTTGGGAAAATGATGCACAATCAGATTCACATAAGCTTTAATCTTCTCAGCCACCCTACAACAAAGCAACACAGTAGCATTGTTGCGAGCATCATTTGTAGCCTCTCAAATGTGCCAAGCCGTTACAGCAAGAACCGTACATGAAAGGGAGGAACCTAGATCAAGGAAGTCAAAAATCCATTGCTTGGCGTTGAGAAGTTCTTCCTACACAATTGGAGGGGATAGGTCTCCTTCACCAACTTCCAGACTTCACGAGCAAACGGGCAAACGAGAAGTAGATGCTCCACCCTCTCCACCCTACCACAGAAACAACAACCATCCTCCTTAACAATATGGCGTCGCTGAAGTTGGAAACCAGTGGGAAGACAATCATGAGAAATTCTCCAAAGGACAATTTTCATCTTCCGAGGAGCCTTGATGGCCCATAGCGCTTTCCAATGCTTCTCTCAGAACGAAGGTTGGAGCTGAGCCCCCTGCCATCCACACTAAGGTCTTTACGGAAGGCAGAAGACTTGGCCAAATTATACGCAGATTTAACCATGTAGATCCCAAACTTATTGTGTGGCCACAAGGCAAAGTCATCAGCTCCATGTTGACTGATAGGGAGTTGGAGAATTTCATTCGCCACCCAGTCATCAAAACAACCCCGCACCACTTCCACATCCCAGGATTTGAGGTCCTTAGACAAAAGAAAATTCGCCCTTGTGTCCTCAGGGATTTGTATAAGTGGTCAAAAGCTTCCAGCAGCACACCCGGGTATCCAGTTATTTGTGAGAATATTAATATTATTGCCATTACCAACACCCCACCGAACACCTTGCTTGAGCAGATCCCTGCCAAAGAGGATGTTGTACCAAGTATAGGAAGAGGACCGGAGCCTAGAAGAGCACCCTGGCACACAAAGAATCAGGCTCGGTCAAGAGCCTCCAGCATTGACGTCCAAGCAAGGCTTGGTTGAAAGTGATGAAATCCCGAAAGCTCGTGTCACCTAGGAACTTGGGAGAGGTCATCCATTCCCAGGATTTCCAATGCATCTTCCTTCTCCCATCTTCAAAACCCCACCAGTGGTTGGCAATGCTTGTCTTCATTCTCTAGCAAGTTGCAACTGGGATCTGGAAGCAACTCatcagagcatggttaatagtataggcagctgctggctataagccagtgccatgccatctacagcccatcttatagccaacatgtataatagtagattaaaagagtgtactacttttttattacgtggcccacctttcattctcacaaagtgcctaggagcgcgtgctagagctggctcttcacgaagagcccgcttaccttctctcttctcttctctttcctccaactaagcagaaatatactagtttattctttatagcccgctgactcagctctattatacttgctctcACATAAGAAGGAATGGCCTGCGCAACAGCTTTTAGAAAGATCTCTTTGCCTGCTCGAGAGAGAGGACAACTAGAACATCCATTAATACGCTTCCAAATGCGGTCAGGCAGGAAATTGAAGGAGCTCGTGACAGCTCTGCATATTTTAGTAGgcatacccaagtaagtagcttGTTAAATTTCAGCTTCCACCTGCAGGGCATCCTTAACTGCCTCGCGCAGAGCCTGAGGGCACCGTTTGCCAAAGAAAACCAAGGACTTCTGAAGATTGATCTTTTGACCTGAAGCCTCACAATACAAGTCTAAGGTTGACTTCAAGGCCTTGGCACTTCTGATGTTACTGCGAGCAAAGAAGATACTATCATCTGCAAAAAGTAAGTGTGAGATCAGGGGGCCTTTCCTTCCATTACATAAACCTTGTAGCTCACCAAGATCCTCCTGTTTTTGCAGAAGACAAGATAAACCTTCTGCGCACAACAAGAAAAGATAAGGGCTAATTGGGTCACCCTGACGAATTCCCCTTGACGGAACCACCGGTTCAGTCAGGCTACCATTGACTCGAATGGCATATCTAGCCGTGGTCACACATCTCATCACCGAGTTGATCCACGTCGGGTCAAAGCAAGCTTACGAAGACAACCATGCAAGTAAGATCATTCGATTCGgtcataagccttcatcatatcGATCTTCAAGGCGAAGAAAGGTTGCTTACACTTTTGCTTGCGAACTGTGTGCAAACATTCATAAGCCACTAAGGCACTCTCAGTGATCACTCGTCCTGGGACAAAGATATCTTCTTCTAGTTGAAGATGTGGGTTTCCAAGCAAATCCAGTAGCACATGACCTAGCAAAAATTGCTCGTATGTGCTTACCAAGTACCAAGTGATAGCATTAGTTGGAACTCTATTGCACCGCATGTGTCCATCCAAATAATCGGTGTTGACCATTGGGCATCTATTTGGATGGGCATCGATAAATTGGCTTTCCTGAGGCTCCTCAGCTTTCCCCATTTAGTTTTGTGCCAAATCGTTGGCGAGGCTTGTGCGGCCAAAACGCCCGTCAATTTTTTGGCGAGCCCACCATCTCATATCACGCTTGTCACACCAGCACAACCAGCATCAGCTCGCAGAGTTGCCTGCATGAGCAATGTAACTATCCCCGCTCTCGCAACTAGACCGAGGATCTGTTTCTAAATGCCTTCCATTCACAGCGTAATGATTTTACTTTGCTTAAACACAACTTCGCGCCCATTGGTTTGGATGCTACGTGCCTACGAAGGACAGTTAACATGTAACATGTTATATACAAGACCACATGGAGCAATAGAAGGCATGTCCAGTGCAGTTTGCGTTATAAGGGCGGGGTGCCTATGTTTAACGGAAGGTTGGTGAGTGTCATTGGCTATTCATGAACTTAAAATTAAGACAATACTCCCACCGTTTCTTTAATGCTGGTATTTCGAGAAATAAAAGGCATGGAACAAACTTGAGTATTTATTTCTTACTAGTATAATATAGCTATAAAACCTCCAAAAGTAAGAGACTGCAATACAAAGCCTTGTTTTCCAGGTAGCCATAACCGAAACACACCACATCCATCTTTGTTTGCAgagaaaaataagatgcatcatCTAATCTAGCAAAAGGCATATAACGCCATAAAAACACATTTTTGCACTCAACATGCCCGAGCTGTTCAGAGCTGCAAGCATGAATGCTTTAGTCCCGTCTGGCTATCTGCAGAGATTTCTCGTGTCGCCTGTGGTGAACAACCTCCATTACATCCTGATCCTGTCGTCTTTACATCTTGCCCCCAAGCTGTAGAAACGAGGCAATTTTCAAGAGCACCACACTTGGAGATTCAAGAAACTTATTCTAAAAACCATGTTATCTCTGAGAGCCACATTCCCCAGCAAATTGCCGCAAAATCTACAGAGAATAGCTTGTTGATACCACTGGATTTAGTTATCAACCAAGAAAACTATTAGCCCTTTTGGAACATGATTCCACCTGAATATATCCCTAACAATCGACcaattaaaatttccataagggcatGCAATGAAGATGCGAGCAGTTGTTTATGCTCCCCACACTTTTTGCACTTGACATCACTATACCATTGGCCATTTATCAACTATTCAGTCGAAGGGATAATGCCAGAAGAAAATTTTGATTTTAAGAGAGAATTTAGCAGCCCAAAGCTCTTGCATTTTAACATTAACAAACCTCTGAATTGTAGAGTGGTACTACGTGAGTATTTAGTTTTTGATGTGACATGTTCTTGCCCATCGGTTTCTTGCTTTCTGCAAATCATAGATTTCCTTGTAATCATGTCCGATCTTTGAAACTTCGAAAAAGAAGCTTTAAAAACAAAATTTGTTTTATAAAAAGTTGGCTTAAAAGCTtagaattttttattgttcttatttaCCAAAAACAACACATACAACTAACACCGTTAGCGATTGATCTTAGCTTTGTTGTGTCATACAATTAAGAGCCTCGCGAGCATGGTCCTTTCATTTCTCTGCCTACGAGGGGCTTTGATGATCTAGCTTGCTTGTCCTTCACATGTTGTTTTAGTAGTAATGATATATGGAATGCATtttcaaataagatccattttCTCTATTATAACCTCACATAACCATTCATGTCTCTGCATTTTCAAAAGTTCAAATGTTGGCTTTAACTTAGAGAACGTAGTGATGGGGTACATTGTGTGAGTGTGGATTAATAAAAAGAGATTTGCAAGTATCATCATTTTTTTCCTAGAGCCGAGGATAAGCCTTAGCCTCTACATTGATTGATGTAacaacaatacatcattaattatTAAAAAATATGAAGCAATGCGAGGCATTGGTATTGAACAAACCGCCCTAAAATCTGAGGGCCATCCATATTCAAACTACCTTGCGAGAGCTATCACCCCTGATGTAGAACTCCAATCCAACTTTCAACAAGGAAATGTCATGCAGATGTCGATGCTCCTTGATCTATCCACACGGCTAAATCATGGGTTTTTTACCCCAATAAATGGTCCATACTAATAGCTTGATGGCGTCCTCTATCCCTTATGATTCAAAAAGTTCATGTGAGCTGGCTTGCTTGATCGGGATCCATATGATTTAATCGGTTGTTCTTTTGCACATACAATCCTATCACATTCTAGTGTTTTTCCTATTCTTGTACTTTTAAATTCTATGAATTAAAGAGGCTCTTAGTATATTAACATCAATATAAAGTACTACTACTGGTTCTTATTTATTGCGATTAATGGTATTTGAGTTTTTTTCAACACTATGGTGTTTGCGTTTTATCAGTTGTTTTAGTAAAAATGCCGATCTTATATTAATCATGGGAGGGTGGACCATTTACTAATATATAAATATGCATAATGTGGCAATCCATAATTTTATAGGAAGAACAATGCAGTTCAACATTGTCAATGGACCATGTTTATTCCAATAAACAGTGCTCTGCTATACGCTAAAGCAAATCCAACACCCTAAACATTGGCAGACGCGCCAGACGCGTCCACGAACAGTGACCAGTCACCCCTTGAATGTCTGCTTCCACAGTCGTGTGCCTCATACCCCCACCCCAAATTCATGCTATCCATGCAACGTCAGAGAAACTACGTTGATCATCATACAAAACATAGCAACAAAGGAGGCATAGATTCACAGTTCATACAGACATATCATCACAGTTTATCGGAGAAAAAGAGGCAGTTCATCGCCAACAAAAAACATGGATTCGAACTAAAATAACTAGACACTAAAATGGAGATAGACATGACATTAGAAATTAGCATTTCCACCCCTTGCCCCTGTGGTCACCTTCAGCGGTTGTGGCCCTCCGTGTAGGCGTCAGCAGCGGGAGGGGCATCGCCAGAGTCGTCGGACGGGATGGAGATGATGACAGCCATCTGACGGGTTGCGCACGCTTGCTGCTTCGCCAGTCGGGCGACTTTTGTTGCGGCCACTGCCTTCTCTGCCGCTTCGCACTTTGATTGCTTGATGTCGAACTGGATCTCCTTTGCGTTCTTGCGGCGGAGCCGCTACACGTCCGTCTCCAACGTGGTGAGATAGTGGTGAAGGACCGCCGTGGGGAGTTTCTCCTCCGAATCGACCGCCGACTGAACGCGAAACCGACGTGAGGaagccgcctccaccaccgccttTCCCTTTCTTGTTGTCGCTCGCAGCACGCGCCTC encodes the following:
- the LOC123143772 gene encoding eukaryotic initiation factor 4A-like, with product MAGMAPEGSQFDAKQYDSKMTELLNQGDTGEFFTSYDEVHESFDDMGLQENLLRGIYAYGFEKPSAIQQRGIVPFCKGLDVIQQAQSGTGKTATFCSGILQQLDYGLVECQALVLAPTRELAQQIEKVMRALGDYLGVKVHACVGGTSVREDQRILASGVHVVVGTPGRVFDMLRRQSLRPDNIKMFVLDEADEMLSRGFKDQIYDIFQLLPSKIQVGVFSATMPPEALEITRKFMNKPVRILVKRDELTLEGIKQFYVNVEKEEWKLDTLCDLYETLAITQSVIFVNTRRKVDWLTDKMRGRDHTVSATHGDMDQNTRDIIMREFRSGSSRVLITTDLLARGIDVQQVSLVINYDLPTQPENYLHRIGRSGRFGRKGVAINFVTREDERMLFDIQKFYNVVIEELPANVADLL